One genomic region from Streptomyces sp. NBC_01431 encodes:
- a CDS encoding carboxylate--amine ligase, whose translation MLFRADRDVPGLIVKFGNYPLHHGGVGAIRSLGRLGVPMYAITEDRWTPAAHSRYLKHAFAWPTTGTEEPEALVDGLLRIGRRIGRPTVLIPTDEEAAVLIAEHQKELGDLFLFPPVTPELPRRLASKQGLHELCVEHGVPSPASAFPETYAEVEDFARYARFPVVAKNREAFVRRHRPAVPGTTRIEDRAHLMALARGWGERPGVILQEYLPREHAEDWIVHAYFDENSAPLALFTGVKVRSWPPHAGMTANAYVVDNPELAALAEQFVKRIGFTGIVDLDLRFDRRDGRYKLLDFNPRMGAQFRLFESEAGVDVIRAQHLHLTGRRVPEGEQRAGRRYVVENIDLPALIAYRRGGYTTPHAPERPSGTELAWVARDDLGPFFTMMARFVRPGAQHLYRLWRSSRRAVTK comes from the coding sequence GTGCTGTTCAGGGCGGACCGGGATGTACCGGGACTGATCGTGAAGTTCGGGAACTATCCGTTGCATCACGGAGGGGTTGGTGCCATCCGCAGTCTCGGCAGACTCGGGGTGCCGATGTACGCGATCACCGAGGACCGCTGGACGCCCGCGGCCCATTCGCGGTATCTGAAGCACGCGTTCGCCTGGCCGACGACCGGCACCGAGGAGCCGGAAGCGCTGGTCGACGGGCTGCTCAGGATCGGCCGCCGGATCGGGCGGCCGACCGTGCTGATCCCCACCGACGAAGAGGCCGCGGTGCTGATCGCCGAGCACCAGAAGGAACTCGGCGACCTCTTCCTGTTTCCGCCTGTGACGCCGGAACTGCCCAGGCGCCTGGCCAGCAAGCAGGGCCTGCACGAGCTGTGCGTGGAGCACGGGGTGCCGTCCCCGGCGTCCGCCTTTCCCGAAACGTACGCCGAGGTCGAGGACTTCGCGCGGTACGCCCGCTTTCCCGTGGTGGCCAAGAACCGGGAGGCGTTCGTGCGGCGGCACAGGCCCGCGGTGCCCGGCACCACCCGGATCGAGGACCGCGCCCACCTCATGGCGCTGGCCCGCGGCTGGGGCGAGCGGCCCGGGGTGATCCTCCAGGAGTACCTGCCGCGTGAGCACGCCGAGGACTGGATCGTGCACGCCTACTTCGACGAGAACTCCGCGCCGCTCGCCCTGTTCACCGGGGTGAAGGTGCGGTCCTGGCCGCCGCACGCCGGTATGACGGCCAACGCGTACGTCGTGGACAATCCCGAACTGGCCGCGCTGGCCGAGCAGTTCGTCAAACGGATCGGCTTCACCGGGATAGTCGACCTCGATCTGCGCTTCGACCGGCGCGACGGCCGCTACAAGCTCCTGGACTTCAATCCCCGGATGGGCGCGCAGTTCCGGCTCTTCGAGAGCGAGGCCGGAGTCGACGTGATCCGCGCCCAGCACCTCCACCTCACCGGGCGCCGGGTCCCGGAGGGCGAGCAGCGGGCCGGGCGCCGCTACGTGGTCGAGAACATCGACCTGCCCGCGCTGATCGCCTACCGGCGCGGCGGCTACACCACCCCGCACGCGCCCGAGCGGCCGAGCGGTACCGAACTCGCGTGGGTCGCGCGGGACGACCTCGGACCCTTCTTCACGATGATGGCCCGCTTCGTACGTCCTGGTGCGCAGCATCTGTACCGGCTGTGGCGGAGTTCCCGCCGCGCCGTGACCAAGTAA
- the fahA gene encoding fumarylacetoacetase: MSEQSPLELAEGDPFGPHNLPYGVFSTPGQPADRRVGVRIGDHVLDAGAAAHALGSPYAALLAQPSLNPLLAAGRTAWRDVRRALTAWVTVPAHRPVIEPLLHPLSTVELHLPYEVADYVDFYASEHHATNVGQIFRPDGAALTPNWKHLPIGYHGRSGTVVVSGTDVVRPRGQRKAPADPAPVFGPSVKLDIEAEVGFVVGTPSELGQPVGLGSFDDHVFGLFLLNDWSARDIQAWEYVPLGPFLGKSFATSVSAWVTPLEALAAARVAPPSRDFPLLPYLDDAAEEVPGGFDLHISVAINGTVVAEPPFSSMYWTAAQQLAHMTVNGASLRTGDVYGSGTVSGPERGQRGSLLELTWNGTEPLELPTGKRTFLEDGDVVTLTAWAPGPDGVRVGLGEVTGRIAAAS; encoded by the coding sequence ATGTCCGAGCAGAGCCCGCTCGAACTGGCCGAGGGCGACCCCTTCGGCCCGCACAATCTCCCCTATGGCGTCTTCTCCACGCCGGGCCAACCCGCCGACCGGAGGGTAGGTGTCCGCATCGGCGACCACGTCCTGGACGCGGGGGCGGCGGCGCACGCGCTGGGCTCCCCGTACGCGGCACTCCTCGCCCAACCGAGCCTCAACCCGCTGCTCGCGGCGGGGCGCACGGCCTGGCGCGATGTGCGCCGGGCGCTCACCGCCTGGGTGACGGTGCCCGCGCACCGTCCGGTCATAGAGCCCCTGCTGCACCCGCTGTCCACCGTCGAACTGCATCTGCCGTACGAGGTCGCCGACTACGTCGACTTCTACGCCAGCGAGCACCACGCCACCAACGTGGGCCAGATCTTCCGCCCGGACGGCGCGGCGCTCACCCCCAACTGGAAGCACCTGCCGATCGGTTACCACGGCCGGTCCGGCACGGTGGTGGTCTCCGGCACGGACGTGGTACGTCCGCGGGGCCAGCGCAAGGCCCCCGCGGACCCGGCACCGGTCTTCGGCCCGTCGGTGAAACTGGACATCGAGGCCGAGGTCGGCTTCGTGGTGGGCACGCCGTCCGAGCTGGGGCAGCCGGTCGGCCTCGGCTCCTTCGACGACCACGTCTTTGGTCTGTTCCTCCTCAACGACTGGTCGGCGCGGGACATCCAGGCCTGGGAGTACGTGCCGCTCGGCCCCTTCCTCGGCAAGTCGTTCGCGACCTCGGTGTCGGCCTGGGTCACCCCCCTGGAGGCCCTCGCGGCGGCCCGCGTCGCCCCTCCGTCCCGCGACTTCCCGCTCCTCCCCTATCTGGACGACGCCGCGGAAGAGGTCCCCGGCGGCTTCGACCTGCACATCTCGGTGGCCATCAACGGCACGGTCGTCGCCGAGCCGCCTTTCTCCTCGATGTACTGGACGGCCGCGCAGCAGCTCGCCCACATGACGGTGAACGGCGCGTCACTGCGGACCGGGGACGTGTACGGCTCGGGCACGGTGAGCGGACCCGAGCGCGGGCAGCGGGGTTCGCTCCTCGAACTCACCTGGAACGGCACGGAACCGCTGGAACTGCCCACCGGGAAGCGGACGTTCCTGGAGGACGGCGACGTGGTGACCCTGACGGCGTGGGCACCGGGCCCGGACGGCGTACGGGTGGGCCTGGGCGAGGTGACGGGCCGGATCGCGGCGGCGAGCTGA
- the recQ gene encoding DNA helicase RecQ has translation MIETGGGTQTVASESEARQTLHRIFGYESFRGAQGEVIEHVVAGGDAVVLMPTGGGKSLCYQIPALVRPGTGVVVSPLIALMQDQVDALRALGVRAGFINSTQDFEERRTVEAELLAGELDLLYLAPERLRVEATLDLLSRAKISVFAIDEAHCVAQWGHDFRPDYLALSLLGERWPDVPRIALTATATGATHREITQRLGMPDARHFVASFDRPNIQYRIVPKSDPKKQLLSFLKEEHDGDAGIVYCLSRASVEKTAQYLSDHGVQAVPYHAGLDSGTRAVNQSRFLREDGLVVVATIAFGMGIDKPDVRFVAHLDLPKSVEGYYQETGRAGRDGLPSTAWMAYGLQDVVQQRKLIQGGEGDEAFRRRAAAHLDAMLALCETATCRRAQLLGYFGQEASDANCGNCDTCLTPPQTWDGTVAAQKALSTVVRLQRERGQKFGAGQIIDILLGRRTAKIIQFDHDALSVFGIGEELSEAQWRGVVRQLLAQGLLAVEGEYGTLVLTEPSGEVLGGRREVRMRKEPEKPVRAPRSSSGKKAAVADLPEDAVAVFEALRAWRAAQAKEGGVPAYVIFHDATLREIATVRPGSMEELGTIGGVGENKRAKYGEGVLSVLAELE, from the coding sequence ATGATCGAGACGGGCGGCGGGACGCAGACGGTGGCCTCGGAGAGCGAGGCCCGACAGACGCTGCACCGCATCTTCGGGTACGAGAGCTTCCGCGGCGCCCAGGGCGAGGTCATCGAGCACGTCGTGGCCGGCGGCGATGCCGTCGTGCTCATGCCGACCGGCGGCGGAAAGTCCCTCTGCTACCAGATCCCCGCGCTCGTCAGACCCGGCACCGGTGTGGTGGTCTCCCCGCTCATCGCCCTCATGCAGGACCAGGTGGACGCCCTGCGCGCGCTCGGCGTGCGGGCCGGGTTCATCAACTCCACGCAGGACTTCGAGGAGCGCCGCACCGTGGAGGCCGAGCTGCTCGCGGGCGAGCTCGACCTGCTGTACCTGGCGCCCGAGCGGCTGCGCGTGGAGGCCACCCTCGACCTGCTCTCCCGCGCCAAGATCTCCGTCTTCGCGATCGACGAGGCGCACTGCGTCGCCCAGTGGGGCCACGACTTCCGCCCCGACTACCTCGCCCTGTCCCTGCTCGGCGAGCGCTGGCCCGACGTGCCGCGCATCGCCCTCACCGCGACCGCCACCGGCGCCACCCACCGCGAGATCACCCAGCGCCTCGGGATGCCCGACGCCCGGCACTTCGTGGCGAGCTTCGACCGGCCGAACATCCAGTACCGGATCGTGCCGAAGAGCGACCCGAAGAAGCAGCTGCTCAGCTTCCTCAAGGAGGAGCACGACGGGGACGCCGGAATCGTCTACTGCCTCTCGCGCGCCTCGGTCGAGAAGACCGCGCAGTACCTGAGCGACCACGGGGTGCAGGCCGTGCCGTACCACGCGGGTCTCGACTCGGGGACGCGCGCCGTCAACCAGTCGCGCTTCCTGCGGGAGGACGGCCTGGTGGTGGTCGCGACCATCGCCTTCGGCATGGGCATCGACAAGCCGGACGTCCGCTTCGTGGCCCACCTCGATCTGCCCAAGTCGGTCGAGGGCTACTACCAGGAGACCGGCCGCGCGGGCCGCGACGGGCTGCCCTCGACGGCGTGGATGGCGTACGGACTCCAGGACGTGGTCCAGCAGCGGAAGCTGATCCAGGGCGGTGAGGGCGACGAGGCGTTCCGGCGCCGGGCGGCCGCGCATCTGGACGCGATGCTCGCCCTCTGCGAGACGGCGACGTGCCGGCGGGCCCAGCTCCTCGGCTACTTCGGCCAGGAGGCTTCGGACGCCAACTGCGGCAACTGCGACACGTGTCTGACCCCGCCGCAGACCTGGGACGGCACGGTGGCGGCACAGAAGGCGCTCTCCACGGTCGTACGCCTCCAGCGTGAGCGGGGCCAGAAGTTCGGCGCGGGCCAGATCATCGACATCCTGCTCGGCCGCAGGACCGCGAAGATCATCCAGTTCGACCATGACGCGCTGTCCGTCTTCGGTATCGGGGAGGAGCTGTCCGAGGCCCAATGGCGGGGCGTGGTGCGGCAGTTGCTCGCGCAGGGGCTGCTGGCGGTGGAGGGGGAGTACGGGACGCTGGTCCTGACCGAGCCGAGCGGGGAGGTGCTCGGGGGCCGACGGGAGGTCCGGATGCGCAAGGAGCCGGAGAAGCCGGTGCGGGCGCCGCGGAGTTCCTCCGGCAAGAAGGCCGCGGTCGCTGATCTGCCCGAGGACGCGGTGGCGGTGTTCGAGGCGCTGCGGGCGTGGCGCGCGGCCCAGGCCAAGGAGGGCGGGGTTCCCGCGTACGTGATCTTCCATGACGCGACGCTGCGGGAGATCGCGACGGTTCGGCCGGGCTCGATGGAGGAGCTCGGCACGATTGGTGGCGTCGGCGAGAACAAGCGGGCGAAGTACGGGGAGGGTGTGCTGTCCGTGCTGGCCGAGCTGGAGTAG
- the nuoN gene encoding NADH-quinone oxidoreductase subunit NuoN: MSTSAVHSLWTTAAEGKLDKIPTPHIEYAQLAPTLIVVGAAILGVLVEAFVPRRGRYYVQVFLSVVALAAAFAAVVGLAADGYGTTKAHIAAMGAVAVDGPALFLQGTILLASIVAIFTFAERRLDPVAHGNKVDSFAAQAASVPGSDSEKAAVRAGFTTTEVFPLALFAISGMLVFPAANDLLTLFVALEVFSLPLYLLCALARRKRLMSQEAAVKYFLLGAFSSAFLLFGIALLYGYAGSVSYATIADVVSGSVQTVDPALAGTMGNDALLLIGGALVLMGLLFKVGAVPFHMWTPDVYQGAPTPVTGFMAAATKVAAFGALLRILYVVLPGMSWDWRPVMWGVAIITMLGGAIVAITQTDIKRLLAYSSIAHAGFILAGVIATNSDGVSSVLFYLAAYSFVTIGAFAVVTLVRDAGGEATHLSKWAGLGRRSPLVAAVFAVFLLAFAGIPLTSGFSGKFAVFQAAAEGGAGALVVVGVVSSAVAAFFYIRVIVLMFFSEPKADGPTVAVPSPLTMTAIGVGVAVTLVLGVAPQYFLDLAHSAGVFVR, from the coding sequence GTGAGCACATCAGCTGTCCACAGCCTGTGGACCACGGCGGCCGAGGGAAAGCTGGACAAGATCCCCACGCCGCACATCGAGTACGCCCAGCTCGCGCCCACGCTGATCGTGGTGGGCGCGGCGATCCTCGGGGTCCTCGTGGAGGCCTTCGTCCCGCGCCGCGGCCGCTACTACGTTCAGGTGTTCCTGTCGGTGGTCGCGCTCGCCGCCGCCTTCGCGGCGGTGGTCGGCCTCGCGGCCGACGGCTACGGCACGACCAAGGCCCACATCGCGGCCATGGGCGCGGTCGCCGTCGACGGCCCGGCGCTCTTCCTCCAGGGCACCATTCTCCTCGCCTCCATCGTGGCGATCTTCACCTTCGCCGAGCGGCGCCTGGACCCGGTGGCGCACGGCAACAAGGTGGACTCCTTCGCCGCGCAGGCGGCCTCGGTGCCGGGCAGCGACAGCGAGAAGGCCGCGGTCAGGGCCGGGTTCACCACGACCGAGGTCTTCCCGCTCGCCCTGTTCGCGATCTCCGGCATGCTGGTCTTCCCGGCCGCGAACGACCTCCTGACCCTCTTCGTGGCCCTTGAGGTCTTCTCCCTCCCGCTCTACCTGCTGTGCGCGCTCGCCCGGCGCAAGCGACTCATGTCGCAGGAGGCGGCGGTCAAGTACTTCCTGCTCGGCGCGTTCTCCTCCGCTTTCCTGCTCTTCGGCATCGCGCTCCTGTACGGCTACGCGGGCTCCGTCTCGTACGCCACGATCGCGGACGTGGTGAGCGGCTCCGTCCAGACGGTGGACCCGGCGCTCGCCGGCACCATGGGCAACGACGCGCTGCTGCTGATCGGCGGCGCGTTGGTCCTGATGGGTCTGCTGTTCAAGGTCGGCGCGGTGCCGTTCCACATGTGGACCCCGGACGTCTACCAGGGCGCCCCCACTCCGGTGACGGGCTTCATGGCGGCGGCGACGAAAGTCGCCGCCTTCGGAGCGCTGCTCCGCATCCTGTACGTGGTGCTGCCGGGCATGAGCTGGGACTGGCGGCCGGTCATGTGGGGCGTCGCGATCATCACGATGCTGGGCGGCGCGATCGTCGCGATCACCCAGACCGACATCAAGCGGCTGCTCGCGTACTCCTCGATCGCGCACGCCGGGTTCATCCTGGCCGGTGTCATCGCGACCAACTCGGACGGCGTCTCGTCCGTGCTGTTCTACCTGGCGGCGTACTCGTTCGTGACGATCGGGGCGTTCGCGGTCGTCACGCTGGTCCGGGACGCGGGCGGCGAGGCGACGCACCTGTCCAAGTGGGCGGGCCTGGGCCGCCGCTCGCCGCTGGTCGCGGCGGTCTTCGCGGTCTTCCTGCTCGCCTTCGCGGGCATCCCGCTGACGTCCGGGTTCTCCGGGAAGTTCGCGGTGTTCCAGGCGGCGGCGGAGGGCGGGGCCGGGGCGCTGGTCGTCGTCGGTGTCGTGTCCTCCGCGGTCGCCGCGTTCTTCTACATCCGGGTGATCGTGCTGATGTTCTTCAGCGAGCCGAAGGCCGACGGGCCGACGGTGGCGGTGCCGTCGCCGCTGACGATGACGGCGATCGGGGTGGGCGTGGCGGTGACACTGGTGCTGGGCGTCGCCCCGCAGTACTTCCTGGATCTGGCGCACAGCGCGGGGGTGTTCGTGCGGTAG
- a CDS encoding NADH-quinone oxidoreductase subunit M: MSFPLLTATAALPALGAVATAAVPAARRTATKWLALLVSVGTLVLSAIQLVRFEPGGARYQLTESHAWIKDFGVRYELGVDGIGVALIGLTALLIPFIIAAGWHDADPLETNSSRWRPTQGFFALILAVEAMVVLSFEATDVFLFYILFEAMLIPMYFLIGGFGDRAAPSQFGAAAPGHGDEAAATQRSYAAVKFLLYNLVGGLIMLAAVIGLYVVAGSFSLNEIAAARANGSLHMATNTERLLFLGFFFAFAVKAPLWPLHTWLPNAMGEATAPVAVLITAVVDKVGTFAMLRFCLQLFPEASKWATPVIVVLAVISIIYGALLAVGQRDIKRLVAYASISHFGFIIMGIFAMTTQGQSGATLYMINHGISTAALMLVAGFLISRRGSRLISDYGGVQKVAPVLAGTFLIGGLATLSLPGLAPFVSEFLVLVGTFSRYPAAGVVATLGIVLAALYVLVLYQRTMTGPVKAEVQGMPDLKVRELLVVAPLIALLIFLGVYPKPLTDIVNPAVRQTMSDVQKKDPNPVVEAAK, translated from the coding sequence ATGTCCTTCCCCCTCCTGACCGCCACGGCCGCTCTGCCGGCGCTCGGCGCGGTCGCCACCGCGGCCGTGCCGGCAGCCCGGCGCACCGCCACCAAGTGGCTGGCCCTGCTGGTCTCGGTGGGCACACTGGTGCTCTCCGCGATCCAGCTCGTACGGTTCGAACCGGGCGGCGCCCGCTATCAGCTGACCGAATCGCACGCCTGGATCAAGGACTTCGGAGTCCGCTACGAACTGGGTGTGGACGGCATCGGGGTCGCCCTCATCGGCCTCACCGCGCTCCTCATCCCGTTCATCATCGCGGCCGGCTGGCACGACGCCGATCCCCTGGAGACCAACAGCAGTCGCTGGCGGCCGACCCAGGGCTTCTTCGCCCTGATCCTCGCCGTCGAGGCGATGGTGGTGCTCTCCTTCGAGGCCACCGACGTCTTCCTCTTCTACATCCTGTTCGAAGCCATGCTCATCCCGATGTACTTCCTCATCGGCGGCTTCGGCGACCGGGCGGCGCCTTCCCAATTTGGTGCTGCCGCACCGGGCCACGGCGACGAGGCGGCGGCGACCCAACGCTCGTACGCGGCCGTCAAGTTCCTGCTCTACAACCTGGTCGGCGGGCTCATCATGCTGGCCGCCGTCATCGGGCTCTACGTCGTGGCGGGTTCGTTCTCGCTGAACGAGATCGCCGCGGCCCGCGCCAACGGCTCGCTCCACATGGCGACCAACACCGAGCGGCTGCTCTTCCTGGGCTTCTTCTTCGCCTTCGCGGTGAAGGCCCCGCTGTGGCCGCTGCACACCTGGCTGCCCAACGCGATGGGCGAGGCGACCGCCCCGGTCGCCGTGCTGATCACCGCGGTGGTCGACAAGGTCGGCACCTTCGCGATGCTCCGCTTCTGCCTCCAGCTCTTCCCGGAGGCCAGCAAGTGGGCGACGCCGGTGATCGTGGTCCTCGCGGTGATCAGCATCATCTACGGGGCGCTGCTCGCGGTCGGCCAGCGCGACATCAAGCGCCTGGTGGCGTACGCGTCGATCTCGCACTTCGGCTTCATCATCATGGGCATCTTCGCGATGACCACCCAGGGCCAGTCCGGCGCCACGCTGTACATGATCAACCACGGGATCTCGACGGCCGCGCTGATGCTGGTGGCCGGCTTCCTGATCTCGCGCCGCGGCTCCCGGCTCATCTCGGACTACGGCGGCGTCCAGAAGGTCGCGCCGGTCCTGGCGGGCACCTTCCTGATCGGCGGCCTCGCCACCCTGTCCCTGCCGGGCCTGGCTCCCTTCGTGAGTGAATTCCTGGTCCTGGTCGGCACGTTCAGCCGCTATCCGGCGGCCGGAGTGGTCGCGACCCTCGGCATCGTCCTGGCCGCGCTGTACGTCCTGGTCCTCTACCAGCGGACGATGACCGGCCCGGTCAAGGCGGAGGTCCAGGGAATGCCGGACCTCAAGGTCCGCGAACTGCTGGTGGTCGCCCCGCTGATCGCGCTGCTGATCTTCCTCGGCGTCTATCCGAAGCCGCTGACCGACATCGTCAACCCGGCGGTGCGCCAGACCATGTCGGACGTACAGAAGAAGGACCCCAACCCGGTGGTGGAGGCGGCCAAGTGA
- the nuoL gene encoding NADH-quinone oxidoreductase subunit L → MENLIAPLIAAPLLGAAVLLCGGRRLDKVGHWLGTLLAGASFVIGAVLFVDMLGRSADHRTVTKQLFSWVPVEGFQANVGFQLDQLSMTFVLLITGVGTLIHIYSIGYMEHDENRRRFFGYLNLFLAAMLLLVLADNYLLLYVGWEGVGLASYLLIGFWQHKPSAATAAKKAFLVNRVGDMGLSIAIMVMFTTFGSFAFSTVLNETGAASSGRNTAIGLMLLLAACGKSAQVPLQSWLGDAMEGPTPVSALIHAATMVTAGVYLITRSGAIFNAVPDVQTAVVVVGAVTLLFGAIVGCAKDDIKKALAGSTMSQIGYMILATGLGPIGYAFAIMHLVTHGFFKAGLFLGAGSVMHGMNDEVDMRRYGGLRKYMPITFVTFGLGYLAIIGFPGLSGFFSKDKIIEAAFAKGGTEGWILGAVTLIGAAITAYYMTRVMILTFFGEERWRHAKTPSPAEPSVEPAAETRGAHDEPHPHESSRSMTIPMIVLAFGSVFAGGILSIGDRFVKWLEPVTSFDHGNSPVGQWTVTGATVVCMLIGVGLAVVQYGRGPVPAVAPRGSLLTRAARRDLLQDDFNHVVLVRGGEHLTRSLVYLDHSLVDGVVNGTAASVGGLSGRLRKLQNGFARSYAVSMFGGAVVIIAATLLMRAV, encoded by the coding sequence TGCTCGGAGCGGCCGTCCTGCTGTGCGGCGGACGGCGGCTGGACAAGGTCGGCCACTGGCTGGGCACGCTGCTCGCGGGCGCGTCCTTCGTCATCGGCGCGGTGCTCTTCGTCGACATGCTGGGCCGCTCGGCCGATCACCGCACGGTGACCAAGCAGCTGTTCAGCTGGGTTCCGGTCGAGGGCTTCCAGGCCAACGTCGGCTTCCAGCTCGATCAGTTGTCGATGACCTTCGTCCTGCTGATCACCGGTGTGGGCACGCTGATCCACATCTATTCGATCGGCTACATGGAGCACGACGAGAACCGCCGCCGCTTCTTCGGCTACCTCAACCTGTTCCTCGCGGCGATGCTGCTCCTGGTCCTCGCCGACAACTACCTTCTCCTGTACGTCGGTTGGGAGGGCGTGGGCCTCGCGTCCTACCTGCTCATCGGCTTCTGGCAGCACAAGCCCAGCGCGGCGACCGCCGCCAAGAAGGCCTTCCTGGTCAACCGGGTCGGCGACATGGGCCTGTCGATCGCCATCATGGTGATGTTCACGACCTTCGGCTCGTTCGCCTTCTCCACCGTTTTGAACGAGACGGGCGCGGCGAGCTCGGGCCGCAACACCGCCATCGGCCTGATGCTGCTGCTCGCCGCCTGCGGCAAGTCGGCGCAGGTGCCGCTCCAGTCCTGGCTCGGCGACGCGATGGAGGGCCCGACCCCGGTCTCGGCCCTGATCCACGCGGCGACCATGGTGACCGCGGGCGTCTACCTGATCACCCGCTCCGGCGCGATCTTCAACGCGGTGCCCGATGTACAGACGGCGGTCGTGGTCGTCGGCGCGGTCACGCTTCTGTTCGGTGCCATCGTCGGTTGCGCGAAGGACGACATCAAGAAGGCGCTGGCCGGCTCCACGATGTCGCAGATCGGCTACATGATCCTGGCCACCGGCCTCGGGCCGATCGGCTACGCCTTCGCGATCATGCACCTGGTGACGCACGGCTTCTTCAAGGCCGGGCTCTTCCTCGGCGCGGGCTCGGTCATGCACGGCATGAACGACGAGGTCGACATGCGCAGGTACGGCGGCCTGCGGAAGTACATGCCGATCACCTTCGTCACCTTCGGCCTCGGCTATCTGGCGATCATCGGCTTCCCCGGCCTGTCCGGGTTCTTCTCCAAGGACAAGATCATCGAGGCGGCGTTCGCCAAGGGCGGGACCGAGGGCTGGATCCTCGGCGCGGTCACCCTGATCGGCGCCGCGATCACCGCGTACTACATGACCCGCGTGATGATCCTGACCTTCTTCGGTGAGGAGCGCTGGCGGCACGCGAAGACCCCCTCGCCGGCCGAGCCCAGTGTGGAGCCCGCCGCGGAAACGCGGGGCGCGCATGACGAGCCCCACCCCCACGAGTCCTCTAGGTCCATGACGATCCCGATGATCGTCCTCGCCTTCGGCTCGGTCTTCGCGGGCGGCATCCTCAGCATCGGCGACCGGTTCGTGAAGTGGCTGGAGCCGGTCACGTCCTTCGACCACGGCAACTCGCCGGTCGGCCAGTGGACGGTCACCGGTGCCACCGTCGTCTGCATGCTGATCGGCGTGGGCCTGGCGGTCGTCCAGTACGGGCGGGGGCCGGTCCCGGCCGTCGCGCCGCGCGGCTCGCTGCTCACCCGGGCCGCCCGCCGCGACCTGCTCCAGGACGACTTCAACCATGTGGTCCTGGTCCGCGGCGGTGAGCACCTCACCCGCTCGCTCGTCTACCTCGACCACAGCCTGGTCGACGGAGTCGTCAATGGAACCGCCGCCTCGGTCGGCGGGCTCTCCGGCCGGCTGCGCAAGCTGCAGAACGGCTTCGCCCGCAGCTACGCGGTCTCGATGTTCGGAGGTGCTGTGGTGATCATCGCCGCGACTCTGCTGATGAGGGCGGTGTAA